The sequence CGTCGCAGGTCGACATCGCGCTGCACGAGCCGGCGTACGGCATCGCCCCGGGGCAGGCCGCGGTCATCTACGACGGCAGTCGCGTCGTCGGCTCGGCGACGATCGCCCGCACGGAGCGTGTGGACTGATGGCGCTGGCGACGGCGGTCGGTTCCTTCCCCGGGACCGACCAGGCAGCCCACGACGAGGCGTTGCGGATCGTGCTCGACGAGCTGGGCGAGGACCTGCCCTGCCTGCCCGAGGTGCCGGGCCGGGGCCACCTGGCCGGCATGGTCGGTCGCACGGTGGGCCTGCTGGGGGACCTCGACGCCGACCTCCAGCCCGCGGGTTGGCGGCTGACCGGCACCTCCGGCGCGCCGGCGCTGGACCAGCGCCGGGCGCGCAGCCTGCTCGGGCAGGACCTGGACGCGCTGGAGGAGCGCGCCGAGGGCTTCACCGGCGCCTTCAAGGTGCAGCTCACCGGGCCGTGGACGCTCGCGGCGACCGTCGAGCGGCCGCGCGGTGACAAGGTGCTCGCCGACCACGGCGCGCGGCGGGACCTCGCCCAGGCGCTGGCCGCGGCCACCGCCGACCACGTGGCCGACGTACGCCGCCGCCTGCCGGGGGCCTCCCGGTTGGTGGTCCAGCTGGACGAGCCGTCGCTGCCGGCGGTGCTCGCCGGCCGCATCAGCACGGCGTCCGGGTTCGGCAAGCACCGCACCGTCCATCCGCCGGCCGCGAGCGAGGCGTTGGAGTGGGTCACCGAGGCGGTCACCGGTGCCGGTGCGGAGGCATGGGTCCACTGCTGTGCCGCCGACGCGCCCGTCGGCCTGCTGCGGGGGGCCGGTGCCACCGGCGTGCTGGTCGACCTGGACACCGTGACCGCGGAGGCGATGGACTCCCTCGCCGAGGCGTTGGAGGCCGGCACCACCGTGGTGCTCGGCGTCGTCCCGACCCACCGGCCCGACGCCGTCCCCAGCGACACCGACCTGATCCGGCGCGTCCACCGCTGGCTGGAGATGGTCGGCCTCGACCCCGCCGAGCTCGGCGACCGTCTCGCCGTCGCACCCGCGTGCGGCCTCGCCGGTGCCGATCGCTCCTGGCCGCCGCGGGCGCTCCGGCTGGCCCGTTCGGTGGCCGCCAACCTGGCCTCCTGACTCGTGCGCCGGCGCGACCTCAGGCCGGGTCGCGGTCCTCGCAGGCGAGCGCGAGGGTCGCATCCAGCGCGACGTCGTTCCAGCGCTGGGTGCCCGAGAGCATGTAGTGGCCCAGCAGGCCCATGTCGACCATGGTGGTGTCGATCCCGCTCGCGCGGGCGCGGGCGAGGTACTGCTCGGTCATCCGGAACGAGGTGATCCGGTCCCGTCGGCCGTGGGCGGCCACCACCCGGCGACCGGCCAGCGTGGCGACGGGGTCGGCGGGCTCCCACCAGGGAGCGAGGGCGACCACGCCCACCACGGACTCGTCGTCGGCGACGTGGACCGCGACGCGGCCACCCATGGAGTGGCCGAGCAGGACGACCGGTACGTCGCCGAGCTCGCGGCGTACCTCCGACAGCGCCCAGCGCGCGTCGTCGACCGAACCGTGCCCGGCGTTCCAGCCGCGTGCGCGGTAGCGCAGCAACCAGGACGACACGCCCGCGTCCTCCCAGTCCGGGTGCAGTCGCCGCTGCATCGCCGCCATCCGCTGCCATGAGGCGCTGCCGCGGTCGACGGTGCGCTCCGAGCGCGGCTTGCCGCCGTGCAGGACCAGGACGGCGGCGCGGGGGTCGCGGACGTCGAGTCGGGTCAGGTGGGCGGGCACCGGCGGCTCCTGGGGACGTGGGTGGGCGTCCAGTCTTGCTGATGGGTGGAGAGGGGCACGTGGCCGGCGTCCCGGGATGTCGGTGCCACAGGGCAGGATGGCGCCATGGACGAGGAGCGTGAGGTCGAGGCGGCACCGCCCGAGGCACGGGAGGAGCACCGTCGCCTCGTCGAGGAGGTCGAGGACGCTCGCTGGCGCTACTACGTGCTGGACGACCCCACCCTGGACGATGCCGACTTCGACGCCCGGATGCGCCGTCTGGAGGAGCTGGAGGAGGCCCATCCCGAGCTGCGGACTCCCGACAGCCCCACCCAGCAGGTCGGCGGCGCGGTCTCGACCGAGTTCACCGCGGTCGACCACCTCCAGCGGATGGAGAGCCTGGACAACGCCTTCTCCCACGACGAGGTCACCGCGTGGCACGAGCGGCTCGCCCGTGACGGCGTCCGCGCGCCGGCGCTGCTGTGCGAGCTCAAGGTCGACGGGCTGGCGATCAACCTGCTCTACGAGCAGGGCCGGCTGGTGCGCGCCCTGACGCGCGGCGACGGCCGCACCGGCGAGGACGTCACACCCAACGTCAAGACGATCGGCTCGATCCCGCACCGGTTGGCCGGCAGCGACGACTTCCCGGTGCCCGAGCTGGTCGAGGTGCGCGGCGAGGTCTACCTCTCCCAGGAGGCCTTCGACCGGCTCAACGCCTCGCTGGTCGACGCGGGCAAGCCGATGTTCGCCAACCCGCGCAACTCCGCGGCCGGCTCGCTGCGGCAGAAGGACCCCCGCGTCACCGCCACCCGCGAGCTCGGGATGGTCTGCCACGGCATCGGTGCGCGCGAGGGCTTCGAGCCCGCCGCCCAGTCCGAGGCGTACGCCGCCCTCCGGGCCTGGGGCCTGCCCACCAGCAACCGGGTGCGGGTGCTGGACACGCTCGCGGAGGTGCAGGACTTCATCGCCCACTACGGCGAGCACCGCCACGAAGTCACCGAGCACGAGATCGACGGCGTGGTGATCAAGGTCGACGACGTCGCCTCCCAGCGCCAACTGGGCTCGACCAGCCGAGCGCCGCGGTGGGCGATCGCCTACAAGTACCCGCCGGAGGAGGTCAACGCCAAGCTGCTCGAGATCCGGGTCGGCACGGGCCGCACGGGCCGCGTGACGCCGTACGCCGTGATGGAGCCGACGAAGGTGGCCGGCTCCACGGTGGAGCGCGCGACGCTGCACAACGCCCACGAGGTCACGCGCAAGGACGTGCGGCCCGGCGACACCGTCGTGCTGCGCAAGGCGGGCGACGTGATCCCCGAGGTGCTCGGCCCGGTGCTGGCGCTGCGCCCCGAGGGCCTGCCCGCGTGGGAGATGCCCACGGCCTGTCCCTCGTGCGGCACCGAACTGGTGCAGCAGAAGGAGGGCGACAAGGACCTGCGCTGCCCCAACCACCAGAAGTGCCCCGAGCAGGTGATGGACCGCGTCTTCTACGTCGCCGGTCGTGGTGCCTTCGACATCGAGGGCCTCGGCGCGGAGGCCGCCGAGGCGCTGCTCGCGGCCGGGGTGATCACCGACGAGGGCGACCTGTTCGACCTGGACGAGGCCCAGCTGCTGCGCACCGAGCTCTTCACCCGCGCGGCGAAGAAGGCCGAGGTCGCCGACGGTGCGGGGGAGCGCGTCCTCAACGCCAACGGGCAACGGCTCCTGGACCACCTCGCCGCCTCGGCGCAGGTGCCGCTGTGGCGGGTGCTGGTCGCGCTGTCGATCCGGCACGTCGGGCCGACTGCTGCCCGTGCGCTGGCCACCGAGTTCGGTTCGCTGGACGCGCTGCGGCAGGCCACCGAGGAGCAGATCGCGGCTGCCGAGGGCGTGGGACCGACCATCGCCGAGGCGGTGATCGAGTGGTTCGACGTCGACTGGCACCGCGCGATCATCGACAAGTGGGCCGCCGCGGGGGTCACCATGGCTGATGAGCGCGACGAGTCCACACCCCGCACCCTGGAGGGCCTGACCGTCGTGGTCACCGGGTCCCTGGTCGACTTCAGCCGCGACTCGGCCAAGGAGGCGATCCTGTCGCGGGGCGGCAAGGCCGCCGGCTCGGTGTCGAAGAAGACCTCCTACGTCGTCGTCGGCGACAACGCCGGCTCCAAGGCCGACAAGGCGGAGCAGCTGGGTGTCCCGGTGCTCGACGAGGACGGGTTCAAGCAGCTGTTGGAGCGCGGCCCGACGGACTGAGCCACCGACGGAGGTGTCGAGTCGGCGCCAACTCGGCTCCGGTCCGGCCCGTGCCGCTCGCCCAACCCCGGCGCTGGGCCGAGTTCGCGCCGACTCGGCAGGGTGCGGCGCTTCACCCCTCGGGGCACACTGGGTGACATGCGGCGTACGGCGAGCGCGTGGGCGGTCCTCCTGCTGGTGCTGACCGCCTGCTCGGGTGCGGCCGAGGACGACGCCGGGGCGGAGCAGCCCTCGTCGAGCGCGACGGAGTCCTCGGCTTCCTCTCCGACGACGCCTGCGGAGTCCGCCTCGCCGTCGACGACCCCCAGCACCAGTGCGACGCCCGAGGAGCCGCCGCACCCGGTCTCGCTGCCCGCGCTCGCACAGCAGGAGTACGACGGCCGCGGCCTGCGGTTGGGGCGCGAGGTGCTGCGCACCGCCGACCAGGTGCAGTACGACGTCACCTACCGCAGCGGCGACCTGCGGATCTCCGGGAGGCTCGCGGTGCCCACGGGCAGCGGGCCGTTCCCGGCGATCGTCCTCGCCCACGGCTACATCGACCCGGCCGTCTACGACATCGGCCAGGGCATGACGCGCGAACGCGAGTGGTTCGCAGCCAACGGCTACGTCGCACTCCACGTCGACTACCGCAACCACGGCGGTTCCGACGCCGACCCCGACGCCGAGCTGCAGCTGCGCCTGGGCTACACCGAGGACGTCATCAACGCCGTCCGCGCCCTGCGACGGTGGGACGGGCCCGTGGCTGATGACCAGGTGGCGATCGGCGGCCGCTCCATGGGCGGCGGTGTCGTCTACAACGCCCTCGCCGTCCAGCCCGGACTGGTCGACGCCGCCGTGGTGTGGGCGCCGGTCAGCTCCGACACGGTCGACAATTTCGAGCGTTGGATCCGCCCCAGCCCGGACCGCTCGGACCTCACCCGGCGCATCATCAACCGGTACGGCGACCCGGCCAGGCCGCGCAACGCCGACTTCTGGGACGCCGTCAGCCCCCGCACCTACTTCGACCAGATCACCGAGCCGGTGCTGATCCACCACGGCACGCTCGACGACAGCTGCCCCGTCCGGTGGAGCCGCACCACGCACCGCGCGATGCAGCGGGCCGGGGTGGACAGCACCCTGGAGATCTACGAGGGCGAGCAGCACGCCTTCGGTCCCCGGTTCTACGACTCCATGGAGCGCACCGGTCGGTTCCTGCGGCGCCACCTCGCCTGATCACGACTCGTACGCCCTGCCACCCAAGCGGAGGTCGTCGCCGGTCTCCTCGCACGGCGGCGTGGCCGCGCTGTTCACGGTGCTGCGTGCGCACCCCGAGGCCGGCGGCAGGTCGATGTCGGTGCTCGTGCAGTCACCGGTCGAGGCGACACAGGTGGTCAACTCGCCCGACTCCCGGTCGATCCGGAACGGGTCGCCATCGGGTGTCCACCCCCACTCGTAGCCGGGGCCGTCGAGGGTGACGTGTTCACCCGAGGCGACGTCGTACACCTCGACGGATGCGGTGTCCACGTCTGCTTCGGCGTCCTCGTCGACGAACATCGCGTGACGTCCCCCGGGGGAGAGGTCGAAGTAGCCCGGGGCCTCCGACGACAGCACGGTGGCGCCGGTCGCCACGTCGACCACCATCGGTACGCCGCCCTCCCAGCTCGTCACGAGGCCTCCGGCCACGTCGTCCACACCTGGGAGGCCGGAGTCCGCGACGGACCCGTTGCGCCAGTCGACGGCGTGGACCTCGCCGCCGTAGCCCTCGCTCACGTAGAGCAGGTCGCCGTCCAGCGACACCGGGAACCCCTCGGCACGGGTCGGCCCGACCGACACCCGCGCCACCTCCTCGTCGACACCGACGTCGCGGACCACAGCCTCGAGGACGCCGTCGACCTCCTCGGCGTAGGCGACGTAGGGGAGCGACGGGTCGGTGGCGTGCACCGCATCCCGGGTGGTGAGTGCGAGGCGGGTCACCGACCCGTCAGCGCCGAGTAGTGAGAATCGCTGTGGTCCGCCGCCGTCGCTCAGGGCGTTCTCGCCGTGACGGACCAGGATGCCGACCGAGGTGTAGTAGAGGCTCTTCACCGCCGGGTCCTCGACGGTGCCCGACGCCCGCCCGCCGGCGTAGGTGACCTCGTTGCCGACTGCGTAGACGGGGCCAGCCGGCAGCGGGCTCGCGGGATCCACGGTGCGGGCGGAGTCGGTGAGGGAGCCGAGGCCGTGGACGGCGCCGCCGACCAGGCCCAGGGCCGCGACCGCCGCCACCCCGCCGAGCGCCCGACGCCGACGACGGATCGCACGCCCACGTCGTACGACGTCGCGCGTCGGCGGGGCGGGGACGTCGACCCGGTCGGCCTCGCGGGCCAGCAGGTCCTGCAGGTGGTCACTCATGGTGGGCCTCCTCGGGGAGGATCGTGTCGCCCAGCGACGCGCGCAGCTTCGCGAGCGCCTGGGAGGTCTGGCTCTTGACGGTGCCCTGCGAGATCGACAGGGTCCGGGCGACCTGGGCGACGCTCAGGTCCTCGTAGAAGCGGAGCACGACGACTGCGCGCTGCCGCGGTGGCAGGTCGGCGAGTGCGCCGGCCACGGTCGGACGGTCGCTGGGGTCGTGCTCGACGGCGGTCTCGGGCAGCACCGCGGTCGGCCGTTCGTTGCGCCACCCCTTCTTCCTGAACCAGGACGCCGCCGTGTTGACCATGGTCGTGCGCGCATACCCGGGCGCGGCGTCGAGCGTGCGCACGCGGCTCCAGTTGGCGTAGGTCTTCGCGAGGGCGGTCTGCACCAGGTCCTCGGCCTCGGCTGCGTCCCCGAGCAGGAGGTGTGCGGTCCGGAACAGGCCGGGCCAACACGCGTGCACCAGGTCGGTGAAGTCCTCGTCGGTCGGAGGTCGTGGCATCCGGCGTCCCTTCGTCGGTTCACCCTGACAGATGCGTCCGGAGCCGAATCGGTTCGTCGGAGACCGTCTCCCTAGGATGGGCCGCATGTCCTCCCAGACCGACGGAGCCCTTGACCGCGACGGGGTGCGCCACCTGGCCGACCTCGCCCGGATCGACCTCGACGATGCCGAGCTGGACCACCTGGCGCCGCAGCTGGCGGTGATCCTGGAGTCGGTCGCCTCGATCCAGCAGGTCGCCGGCGCCGACGTGCCGCCGACCTCGCACCCGATCCCGCTGACCAACGTCTTCCGCGAGGACGTCGTCGTGCCCGGACTCAGTGCCGAGGAGGCCCTCTCGGGAGCCCCGGAGGCCGACGAGCAGCGGTTCAGCGTGCCGCGGATCCTGGGGGACGAGCAGTGAGTGACCTGATCCGGAAGTCCGCGCTCGACCTCGCCGACGCCCTCGCTGCGGGTGAGACCACCAGTGTCGAGCTGACCCGCGCCCACCTGGACCGCATCGCCGCGGTGGACGGCACCGCCGAGGCCGGCATCCACGCCTTCCTCCACGTCGACCGTGACGGCGCGCTCGAGCAGGCGGCCGCCGCCGACGAGCGCCGCGCCGCGGGCAACCCGGCCTCGGCCCTCGACGGCGTCCCGATCGCGGTCAAGGACGTGTTCGCCACGACCGGACTGCCCACGACCTGCGGGTCGCGCATCCTCCAGGGGTGGGTGCCGCCGTACGACGCCACGGTGGTCCGCAAGGTCAAGGAGGCGGGCCTGCCGATCCTGGGCAAGACCAACATGGACGAGTTCGCGATGGGCTCCTCCACCGAGCACTCGGCCTACGGCCCGACCCGCAACCCGTGGGACCTCGACCGGATCCCGGGCGGCTCCGGCGGTGGGTCGGCGGCCGCGGTGTCGGCGTACGAGGCGCCCCTCGCGCTGGGCACCGACACCGGTGGCTCGATCCGCCAGCCCGGTGCGGTCACCGGCAGCGTCGGGGTGAAGCCGACCTACGGCGCCGTGTCGCGTTACGGCCTGGTGGCACTGGCCAACAGCCTGGACCAGGCGGGACCCGTGACCCGCACCGTCGCCGACGCCGCCGCGCTCCAGGAGCTCATCGGCGGCCGTGACCCGCTGGACTCCACCTCGGTGGACACCGCGTCCTCGGGACTGTTGGAGGCCGCCCGCCGCGGGGCAACCGGCGACCTGACCGGCCTGCGCGTCGGGGTCATCAGCGAGCTCGCCGGCGAGGGCTGGCAGGACGGCGTGATGCGCCGGTTCCGCGAGTCGCTCACGCTGCTGGAGCAGGCCGGTGCCGAGGTCGTGGAGGTGTCCTGCCCCCACTTCGTGCACGCCATGGCCACCTACTACCTCATCCTGCCGGCCGAGGCGTCCTCCAACCTCGCCCGCTTCGACGCGATGCGCTACGGCCTCCGCGTCGTCCCGGAGGGCGATCCCAGTGCCGAGGAGGTCATGCGTGCGACGCGGGACGCCGGCTTCGGCGACGAGGTGAAGCGGCGCATCATCCTGGGCACCTACGCGCTGTCCAGCGGCTACTACGACGCCTACTACGGTCAGGCGCAGAAGGTGCGGACCCTCATCAGCCGCGACTTCGAGGCCGCCTACCAGCAGGTCGACGTGCTCGCCTCGCCCACGGCGCCGACGACGGCGTTCCCGATCGGGGACAAGGTCGACGACCCGCTGGCGATGTACCTCAACGACCTCGCCACCATCCCGGCCAACCTGGCCGGCGTCCCCGGCATCTCGGTGCCGGCAGGTCTCGCCGACGAGGACGACCTGCCGGTCGGCTTCCAGGTGCTCGCCCCGGCGCTGGCCGACGACCGGTGCTACCGGGTCGGCGCCGCACTGGAGGCCGCACTGACCGCGCAGTGGGGTGGCGCGCTGCTGGACCGGGCGCCGGCCCTGGACACGCCGTTCGGCAACGGCTCGACCCACGAGGGGGAGAAGTGACCGAGACCCTGGTTTCCTTCGAGGAGGTCCTGGAGCGCTACGACCCCGCGCTCGGACTCGAGGTGCACGTCGAGCTGAGCACGGCGACGAAGATGTTCTGCGGGTGCCCCGCAACCTTCGGCGGCGAGCCCAACACCCAGGTCTGCCCGACCTGCCTGGGACTGCCCGGATCGATGCCGGCCGTCAACGGCGCGGCCGTCGAGTCCGCGATCCGCATCGGGCTCGCACTCAACTGCGAGATCGCCGAGTGGTGCCGGTTCGCACGGAAGAACTACTTCTACCCGGACATGCCCAAGAACTTCCAGACCAGTCAGTACGACGAGCCGATCTGCTTCGACGGCTGGATGGACGTGGAGGTCCCGGGCGCCGACGGCGAGCCGGAGCTGTTCCGCGTGGGGATCGAGCGGGCCCACATGGAGGAGGACACCGGCAAGTCGACGCACGTCGGCGGCGACACCGGTCGCATCCACGGCGCGAGCCACTCGCTGGTGGACTACAACCGCGCCGGCATCCCCCTCATCGAGATCGTCACCAAGCCGATCGTGGGAGCGGGAGAGCGGGCCCCGGAGGTCGCGCGTGCGTACGTCAACCAGTTGCGCGACCTCATCGTGGCGCTCGGTGTCTCCGAGGCGCGGATGGACCAGGGCAACCTGCGGGCGGACGTCAACCTGTCGCTCGCCCCCAAGGGCTCGGGCTCCCTCGGGACCCGCACCGAGACCAAGAACGTGAACTCGTTCCGCTCCGTGGAGCGTGCGGTGCGCTACGAGATGTCGCGCCACGCGGGCGTGCTCGACGCCGGCGGCACCGTGCTGCAGGAGACCCGCCACTGGCACGAGGACACCGGACTGACCACGTCGGGCCGGGAGAAGTCCGACGCGGAGGACTACCGCTACTTCCCCGAGCCGGACCTGGTGCCGGTCGCACCCTCGCGGGAGTGGGTCGAGGAGCTGCGGGCCACGCTGCCGGAGAACCCGACGGCCAAGCGGGCACGGCTCGCCGAGGAGTGGGGCTTCTCGGAGTTGGAGATGCGCGACACCGTCGGTGCAGGCGCGCTGGCGCTGGTCGAGGAGACCGTGGCCGCGGGCGCGGATCCCCAGGCAGCACGCAAGTGGTGGCTGCAGGAACTGGCCCGTCGGGCGAAGGACGCCGACGTCGAGCTGACCGACGTCGGGGTCAGCCCGCAGCAGGTCGCCGAGGTGCAGGCGATGGTCGACGCCGGCACCATCAACGACAAGCTCGCCCGGCAGGTGTTCGAGGGCCTGATGGCCGGCGAGGGCACTCCCGAGCAGATCGTCGCCGACCGCGGCCTGGAGATCGTCTCCGACGACGGGGCGCTGGCGGCCGCCGTCGACAACGCCATCGCGGCCAACCCCGACGTCGCGGACAAGATCCGCGGCGGCAAGGTGGCGGCCGCGGGCGCACTGATCGGCGCGGTCATGAAGGAGATGCGCGGCCAGGCCGACGCGGCCCGCGTCAAGGAACTGATCCTCGAGAAGCTCACCTGAGCGATCGCGTTCCGGTGACCGGCGTGGTCCCCACCCCCTGATCGGGGACCACGCCGACCGCCGGCGGGACGGGCCCGAAGGGCCTGTCTCCGCGAACATCGTCGGCCAACGGACCACCGTCGGGAAATACGACGATGTGCGTACTCGGTGGTCCGGGCGGCGCTAGCATCTCCGGGTGGACCTTTCGGGGACCGATGCTCTCGAATTCCTGCGGCAGACCGACCGCCTGACCACCGGTGGCGAGGACCTGTGGTCGACCGCCTGTGCGGTCGCCTCGGCGCTCATCCCGTGTGACGTGGTGACGCTCAACCACGTGAACATCGTGGCGGGGGCGGCCGAGGTCGTCGTGTCGCCGGCGGAGTGGTCCGCGCGCATGGCACGCCTGCGGCCGGTGACCGAGCAGTACGCCCACCAGCACCCCCTCATCGCCCACCACGCCTCCGGCCGCGGCGCGATCCCGCTCCGGCTGGACCTCCGGACGGTGGAAGGGTTCACCGACACCGAGCTCTACCGCGGGTACTACGAGCCGCTCGGCCTGCGACACCAGCTCGTGATGGAGGTCCCCTCACCGGAGTCGGCGCTCGTGGTGATCGTGCTGAGCCGCACGGCGGGCGCCTTCACCGACCGCGACGAGGCGATGCTGGTGCGGCTCCGCCCGCACCTCGCCCTGGCCTGCCGCACGATCTCCTCGGCCGGCCTGACCGAGGAGGGGGCCATCGATGCTGGGTGGGTCGTGGTGACCACCGACCCGGACGGCCGCGTCGACTGGGTCTCGGAGGCCGACGACAGCCTGGCGTTCCGCGTCGGCCACCGGTTGCCGCCCGAGTGCGCCGTCCTCCGGGCGCCCACGCAACGGCTCTTCGGGGAGCAGGTCGTCTTCGACAGTGGAGCGACCCGGTGGTTCGTCCGCGCCGTGCCCGGCGAAGGTTCACCGGTGCTGCTCGCCCAGCGGGTCACCCGGGAGGCACCCGAAGCGCAGCTCACGCCCCGTCAGCTCCAGGTGCTGGAGGGGGTCGCCGGGGGGATGTCGAACCGTGAGCTCGCAGCGGCGCTGGACATCGAGGAGGGCACGGTCCGCAAGCACGTGGAGAACGTGTACCGCCTGCTGGGGGTCGGCACGCGCGTCGAGGCGACCAGGGTGTTCACCGAGCGGCTGCTCCGGTCCGCCTACCGGGGGTGAGCACGTCCGGGCCACGGCGGGACGGACGGGCGGATCGCGGTAGAGTGCACGTCGGCGTACCACCCCGGTGCGCCGGACCACGCGCCCGTGGACGGGGGAAGCCGGTCGAAGTCCGGCGCTGACCCGCAACCGTAGGCCTCCTGCCCGGAGGCGAGCCGGAGCACCCGTCACGGAGCGTCCTGACACAACGCTGTCGAGGAGAGCAGCGGTCGGATCGCCCGCCCGCTGACGTGCAGCGGGAGGTATGCATGATCCGCCTGGCCCCCAGTTCCGCGCGC comes from Nocardioides panacisoli and encodes:
- the gatC gene encoding Asp-tRNA(Asn)/Glu-tRNA(Gln) amidotransferase subunit GatC, with the protein product MSSQTDGALDRDGVRHLADLARIDLDDAELDHLAPQLAVILESVASIQQVAGADVPPTSHPIPLTNVFREDVVVPGLSAEEALSGAPEADEQRFSVPRILGDEQ
- a CDS encoding helix-turn-helix transcriptional regulator, which codes for MDLSGTDALEFLRQTDRLTTGGEDLWSTACAVASALIPCDVVTLNHVNIVAGAAEVVVSPAEWSARMARLRPVTEQYAHQHPLIAHHASGRGAIPLRLDLRTVEGFTDTELYRGYYEPLGLRHQLVMEVPSPESALVVIVLSRTAGAFTDRDEAMLVRLRPHLALACRTISSAGLTEEGAIDAGWVVVTTDPDGRVDWVSEADDSLAFRVGHRLPPECAVLRAPTQRLFGEQVVFDSGATRWFVRAVPGEGSPVLLAQRVTREAPEAQLTPRQLQVLEGVAGGMSNRELAAALDIEEGTVRKHVENVYRLLGVGTRVEATRVFTERLLRSAYRG
- a CDS encoding alpha/beta hydrolase family protein — its product is MRRTASAWAVLLLVLTACSGAAEDDAGAEQPSSSATESSASSPTTPAESASPSTTPSTSATPEEPPHPVSLPALAQQEYDGRGLRLGREVLRTADQVQYDVTYRSGDLRISGRLAVPTGSGPFPAIVLAHGYIDPAVYDIGQGMTREREWFAANGYVALHVDYRNHGGSDADPDAELQLRLGYTEDVINAVRALRRWDGPVADDQVAIGGRSMGGGVVYNALAVQPGLVDAAVVWAPVSSDTVDNFERWIRPSPDRSDLTRRIINRYGDPARPRNADFWDAVSPRTYFDQITEPVLIHHGTLDDSCPVRWSRTTHRAMQRAGVDSTLEIYEGEQHAFGPRFYDSMERTGRFLRRHLA
- a CDS encoding alpha/beta hydrolase yields the protein MPAHLTRLDVRDPRAAVLVLHGGKPRSERTVDRGSASWQRMAAMQRRLHPDWEDAGVSSWLLRYRARGWNAGHGSVDDARWALSEVRRELGDVPVVLLGHSMGGRVAVHVADDESVVGVVALAPWWEPADPVATLAGRRVVAAHGRRDRITSFRMTEQYLARARASGIDTTMVDMGLLGHYMLSGTQRWNDVALDATLALACEDRDPA
- the gatB gene encoding Asp-tRNA(Asn)/Glu-tRNA(Gln) amidotransferase subunit GatB is translated as MTETLVSFEEVLERYDPALGLEVHVELSTATKMFCGCPATFGGEPNTQVCPTCLGLPGSMPAVNGAAVESAIRIGLALNCEIAEWCRFARKNYFYPDMPKNFQTSQYDEPICFDGWMDVEVPGADGEPELFRVGIERAHMEEDTGKSTHVGGDTGRIHGASHSLVDYNRAGIPLIEIVTKPIVGAGERAPEVARAYVNQLRDLIVALGVSEARMDQGNLRADVNLSLAPKGSGSLGTRTETKNVNSFRSVERAVRYEMSRHAGVLDAGGTVLQETRHWHEDTGLTTSGREKSDAEDYRYFPEPDLVPVAPSREWVEELRATLPENPTAKRARLAEEWGFSELEMRDTVGAGALALVEETVAAGADPQAARKWWLQELARRAKDADVELTDVGVSPQQVAEVQAMVDAGTINDKLARQVFEGLMAGEGTPEQIVADRGLEIVSDDGALAAAVDNAIAANPDVADKIRGGKVAAAGALIGAVMKEMRGQADAARVKELILEKLT
- a CDS encoding SigE family RNA polymerase sigma factor, translating into MPRPPTDEDFTDLVHACWPGLFRTAHLLLGDAAEAEDLVQTALAKTYANWSRVRTLDAAPGYARTTMVNTAASWFRKKGWRNERPTAVLPETAVEHDPSDRPTVAGALADLPPRQRAVVVLRFYEDLSVAQVARTLSISQGTVKSQTSQALAKLRASLGDTILPEEAHHE
- the gatA gene encoding Asp-tRNA(Asn)/Glu-tRNA(Gln) amidotransferase subunit GatA; its protein translation is MSDLIRKSALDLADALAAGETTSVELTRAHLDRIAAVDGTAEAGIHAFLHVDRDGALEQAAAADERRAAGNPASALDGVPIAVKDVFATTGLPTTCGSRILQGWVPPYDATVVRKVKEAGLPILGKTNMDEFAMGSSTEHSAYGPTRNPWDLDRIPGGSGGGSAAAVSAYEAPLALGTDTGGSIRQPGAVTGSVGVKPTYGAVSRYGLVALANSLDQAGPVTRTVADAAALQELIGGRDPLDSTSVDTASSGLLEAARRGATGDLTGLRVGVISELAGEGWQDGVMRRFRESLTLLEQAGAEVVEVSCPHFVHAMATYYLILPAEASSNLARFDAMRYGLRVVPEGDPSAEEVMRATRDAGFGDEVKRRIILGTYALSSGYYDAYYGQAQKVRTLISRDFEAAYQQVDVLASPTAPTTAFPIGDKVDDPLAMYLNDLATIPANLAGVPGISVPAGLADEDDLPVGFQVLAPALADDRCYRVGAALEAALTAQWGGALLDRAPALDTPFGNGSTHEGEK
- the ligA gene encoding NAD-dependent DNA ligase LigA; this encodes MDEEREVEAAPPEAREEHRRLVEEVEDARWRYYVLDDPTLDDADFDARMRRLEELEEAHPELRTPDSPTQQVGGAVSTEFTAVDHLQRMESLDNAFSHDEVTAWHERLARDGVRAPALLCELKVDGLAINLLYEQGRLVRALTRGDGRTGEDVTPNVKTIGSIPHRLAGSDDFPVPELVEVRGEVYLSQEAFDRLNASLVDAGKPMFANPRNSAAGSLRQKDPRVTATRELGMVCHGIGAREGFEPAAQSEAYAALRAWGLPTSNRVRVLDTLAEVQDFIAHYGEHRHEVTEHEIDGVVIKVDDVASQRQLGSTSRAPRWAIAYKYPPEEVNAKLLEIRVGTGRTGRVTPYAVMEPTKVAGSTVERATLHNAHEVTRKDVRPGDTVVLRKAGDVIPEVLGPVLALRPEGLPAWEMPTACPSCGTELVQQKEGDKDLRCPNHQKCPEQVMDRVFYVAGRGAFDIEGLGAEAAEALLAAGVITDEGDLFDLDEAQLLRTELFTRAAKKAEVADGAGERVLNANGQRLLDHLAASAQVPLWRVLVALSIRHVGPTAARALATEFGSLDALRQATEEQIAAAEGVGPTIAEAVIEWFDVDWHRAIIDKWAAAGVTMADERDESTPRTLEGLTVVVTGSLVDFSRDSAKEAILSRGGKAAGSVSKKTSYVVVGDNAGSKADKAEQLGVPVLDEDGFKQLLERGPTD
- a CDS encoding YncE family protein yields the protein MSDHLQDLLAREADRVDVPAPPTRDVVRRGRAIRRRRRALGGVAAVAALGLVGGAVHGLGSLTDSARTVDPASPLPAGPVYAVGNEVTYAGGRASGTVEDPAVKSLYYTSVGILVRHGENALSDGGGPQRFSLLGADGSVTRLALTTRDAVHATDPSLPYVAYAEEVDGVLEAVVRDVGVDEEVARVSVGPTRAEGFPVSLDGDLLYVSEGYGGEVHAVDWRNGSVADSGLPGVDDVAGGLVTSWEGGVPMVVDVATGATVLSSEAPGYFDLSPGGRHAMFVDEDAEADVDTASVEVYDVASGEHVTLDGPGYEWGWTPDGDPFRIDRESGELTTCVASTGDCTSTDIDLPPASGCARSTVNSAATPPCEETGDDLRLGGRAYES